A genome region from Balneolaceae bacterium includes the following:
- a CDS encoding Mrp/NBP35 family ATP-binding protein: MSINKQQVRSALTHVIHPENEKDLVSLDMIEDLIVQDKFITFTVELPEKDSELEAELKERCAEAIKKYVAEDAVLDITTAVNISKWSKDGEGEDGKPAFPGQGHREKQQEEPQEILGGVENIIAVASGKGGVGKSTVAVNLACGLARTGAKVGLLDTDIYGPSIPTMMDAHERPNITTRKKLIPLKKHGVHFLSMGLLVDPDQAMIWRGPMVTSAVKQFMQEVEWGELDYMVLDLPPGTGDVQLTIVQTVPLTGAIVVSTPQNVALDDARKGVAMFKKVNVPVLGIVENMAWFTPPELPDKKYYLFGKHGARNLAERMGINFLGEIPIEEKLRESGDEGRPIVLQEEDSLSKKAFMEISQNTIQQLAIRREDQAPTQKVDIKIKP, encoded by the coding sequence ATGTCCATCAACAAGCAGCAGGTACGTTCGGCCCTGACCCACGTCATCCACCCGGAGAACGAAAAGGACCTCGTCTCCCTCGATATGATTGAGGACCTGATCGTGCAGGACAAGTTCATCACCTTCACCGTCGAGTTGCCGGAGAAAGACTCCGAGCTGGAAGCTGAACTGAAAGAGCGCTGCGCGGAGGCGATCAAAAAGTATGTGGCCGAGGACGCGGTGCTCGACATCACCACTGCGGTAAACATCTCCAAGTGGAGCAAGGACGGGGAAGGGGAGGACGGCAAGCCGGCCTTTCCCGGCCAGGGCCACCGTGAAAAACAGCAGGAGGAGCCGCAGGAGATCCTGGGCGGGGTGGAAAACATCATCGCCGTGGCCTCGGGCAAGGGCGGCGTGGGCAAATCCACCGTGGCCGTCAACCTGGCCTGCGGACTGGCCCGTACCGGCGCCAAGGTGGGCCTGCTGGATACCGACATCTACGGGCCAAGCATCCCGACGATGATGGACGCCCACGAGCGCCCCAACATCACCACGCGCAAAAAACTCATTCCGCTCAAGAAGCACGGCGTGCATTTCCTCTCCATGGGACTGCTGGTGGATCCCGACCAGGCTATGATCTGGCGCGGACCCATGGTGACCAGCGCCGTCAAGCAGTTCATGCAGGAGGTGGAGTGGGGCGAGCTCGACTACATGGTGCTTGACCTGCCCCCGGGCACCGGCGACGTGCAGCTCACCATCGTGCAGACCGTGCCGCTGACCGGCGCCATCGTGGTCTCCACGCCCCAAAACGTGGCCCTGGACGACGCCCGCAAGGGAGTGGCCATGTTCAAGAAGGTGAACGTACCCGTGCTGGGCATCGTGGAGAACATGGCCTGGTTCACCCCGCCGGAACTTCCCGACAAGAAGTACTACCTCTTCGGCAAACACGGCGCCCGCAACCTGGCCGAGCGCATGGGCATCAACTTCCTGGGCGAGATTCCCATCGAGGAGAAACTGCGCGAAAGTGGCGACGAAGGCCGGCCCATCGTGCTGCAGGAGGAAGACTCCCTCTCCAAAAAAGCTTTTATGGAGATCTCCCAGAACACCATTCAACAGCTCGCCATCCGCAGGGAGGATCAGGCGCCCACCCAGAAGGTGGATATCAAGATCAAGCCCTAG
- the gcvT gene encoding glycine cleavage system aminomethyltransferase GcvT, producing the protein MPKRTPFYRIHEKADAKIIDFGGFDMPVQYESIKAEHHAVREKVGVFDVSHMGEFFVEGDGAGELIQYLTVNDVTRLSPGKAQYTCMCYEDGGIVDDLIVYMLAEGRYMLVVNASNIEKDLEWVTSHNDFDAEVTDRSGDYCLLAVQGPDSVKTLQKLTGTDLEDISFYSFETGNFAGFDGVILSATGYTGEKGFEIYFDAGETDPEVIWEAIMEAGEEYGIEPCGLGARDTLRLEMGFALYGNDIDKTTNPLEARLGWLTRLEAGDFIGRKALQRMKEEGLRRRLVGFVVDDPRSIPRKGYPILDAGGEIIGEVTSGSRSITLGTNIGMGYVSLDHASEGDTLYIGIRNRTAEATVQKPPFLNR; encoded by the coding sequence ATGCCCAAGCGCACGCCCTTTTACCGGATCCACGAAAAAGCCGACGCCAAGATCATCGATTTCGGCGGCTTTGACATGCCGGTGCAGTACGAGAGCATCAAGGCCGAGCACCATGCCGTACGTGAAAAGGTGGGTGTCTTCGACGTCTCCCATATGGGCGAGTTTTTCGTGGAGGGAGACGGCGCGGGTGAGCTCATTCAGTACCTGACGGTCAACGATGTCACCAGGCTCTCACCGGGCAAGGCGCAGTACACCTGCATGTGCTACGAGGACGGGGGCATCGTGGACGATCTGATTGTCTATATGCTGGCCGAGGGACGATACATGCTGGTGGTGAATGCCTCCAACATTGAGAAGGACCTGGAATGGGTGACCTCCCACAACGACTTTGACGCCGAGGTCACCGACCGCTCGGGCGACTACTGCCTGCTGGCGGTACAGGGCCCCGATTCGGTAAAAACCCTGCAGAAGCTCACCGGCACCGACCTGGAGGACATCTCCTTCTACAGCTTTGAGACGGGCAATTTTGCGGGCTTCGACGGGGTGATACTCTCGGCTACCGGCTACACCGGGGAGAAGGGGTTTGAGATTTACTTTGACGCGGGAGAGACCGATCCGGAAGTAATCTGGGAGGCCATCATGGAGGCGGGGGAGGAGTACGGCATCGAGCCCTGCGGGCTTGGGGCCCGTGACACCCTGCGCCTGGAGATGGGCTTCGCCCTTTACGGCAACGACATTGATAAAACCACCAACCCCCTGGAGGCGCGCCTGGGCTGGCTTACCAGGCTGGAGGCAGGTGATTTCATTGGCCGGAAGGCGCTGCAGCGCATGAAGGAGGAGGGTCTCCGACGCAGGCTGGTGGGCTTCGTGGTCGACGATCCGCGTTCCATCCCCCGCAAGGGCTACCCCATCCTGGACGCCGGCGGGGAGATCATCGGGGAGGTGACCAGCGGTTCGCGCTCCATCACCCTCGGCACCAACATCGGCATGGGTTATGTCAGCCTGGACCACGCCTCCGAGGGCGACACCCTATATATAGGTATACGGAACAGGACGGCCGAAGCCACGGTACAAAAGCCCCCCTTCCTCAACAGATAG
- a CDS encoding 2-phosphosulfolactate phosphatase — translation MSTGVEVFTAAQAFSEDELRGKTAVMIDVLRASSTIVAALENGAKGVIPVGDMDAAGRISQGLDSSHYLLCGEKDGVTIEGYDLGNSPLEYTPETVGGHTVILNTTNGTKALKRCSLAGEVYVGCFRNLDALVRRLRESGNDIVLVCAGWRGRLSIEDLLCAGNIIHELSEGSLSEDARDGAKVAFGLFEKFGDDIEKVVFSSNHASRLQDIVGSEDLRYCAELSVTDVLPAMHEGIITDSHGKQE, via the coding sequence ATGAGTACGGGAGTGGAAGTATTTACGGCCGCGCAGGCCTTTTCGGAGGATGAGCTGCGGGGCAAAACCGCCGTGATGATCGATGTGCTCCGGGCCAGCAGCACCATTGTGGCCGCCCTGGAAAACGGGGCCAAAGGCGTCATCCCGGTAGGGGACATGGACGCGGCGGGACGCATCTCGCAGGGGCTGGACTCCTCCCACTACCTGCTCTGCGGGGAGAAGGACGGGGTGACCATCGAGGGTTACGATCTGGGCAACTCTCCCCTGGAGTACACTCCTGAAACGGTGGGGGGACATACCGTGATTCTCAACACCACCAACGGCACCAAGGCGTTGAAACGCTGCAGCCTCGCCGGGGAGGTATACGTGGGATGCTTCCGCAACCTGGACGCCCTGGTCCGCCGGCTGCGGGAGTCCGGCAACGATATTGTGCTGGTCTGCGCGGGGTGGCGGGGACGGCTCTCCATCGAAGATTTACTTTGTGCCGGTAATATTATTCACGAACTTAGCGAAGGGAGTCTGTCTGAAGACGCGCGCGACGGGGCCAAGGTCGCTTTTGGTCTTTTTGAAAAATTTGGTGATGATATTGAGAAAGTTGTGTTTTCATCGAACCATGCGTCCCGGCTGCAGGACATTGTAGGGAGCGAGGACCTGCGCTACTGCGCGGAGCTGAGCGTCACCGACGTTCTGCCGGCCATGCATGAAGGAATCATTACAGACAGCCATGGCAAGCAAGAATAA